One window of Pelobates fuscus isolate aPelFus1 chromosome 9, aPelFus1.pri, whole genome shotgun sequence genomic DNA carries:
- the LOC134573289 gene encoding ficolin-1-B-like has product MRNCAYSSLSILVSLAAIMCYAEDTCPDVKLIGVGESDKLAILRGCPGIPGTQGMQGVQGPAGPKGEKGSSGTPGKIGPTGVKGDKGATGAQGQKGDKGDPGVPAPGTAQNCKEVLDYGASLSGWYTVYTSNGLPLTVYCDMETDGGGWLVFQRRMDGSVDFFRDWNSYKRGFGHQASEFWLGNDHIHQLTSTGTYDLRFDFMDFENNRTYATYSNFKIAGENLNYTLSLGSFIGGTAGDSFYGHRNTPFSTKDRDNDRHKTISCANSYKGAWWYTDCHYSNLNGLYLRGTHKSAANGVNWKTGRGYYYSYKISEMKIRPQSN; this is encoded by the exons ATGTGAAGCTTATTGGCGTTGGCGAGTCGGACAAGCTGGCCATTTTGCGAGGATGTCCGGGAATTCCTGGAACACAAGGAATGCAGGGAGTGCAAGGACCAGCAGGACCTAAAG GAGAAAAAGGCTCGTCTGGAACTCCAGGGAAGATAGGACCAACAGGGGTTAAAG GTGATAAAGGGGCCACAGGCGCACAAGGACAAAAAG GTGACAAGGGAGATCCCGGGGTACCTGCCCCTGGAA CTGCCCAGAACTGTAAGGAGGTCTTGGACTATGGAGCTTCTCTGAGCGGTTGGTACACAGTATACACAAGCAATGGGCTTCCTCTCACTGTGTATTGTGACATGGAGACTGACGGAGGAGGATGGCTA GTTTTCCAGAGACGGATGGATGGGTCGGTGGATTTTTTCCGAGATTGGAATTCCTACAAGCGAGGGTTTGGCCACCAGGCCAGCGAGTTCTGGTTGGGGAACGATCATATTCACCAACTTACGTCCACAG GAACATACGACCTCCGCTTCGATTTCATGGATTTTGAAAACAACAGAACTTACGCCACATACAGCAACTTCAAAATCGCAGGGGAGAATCTGAATTACACTCTGAGTTTGGGGTCATTCATTGGAGGGACCGCAG GTGACTCCTTCTATGGTCACAGAAACACACCGTTTTCTACCAAAGATAGAGATAATGACCGTCATAAAACGATTAGCTGTGCAAATAGTTACAAAGGTGCCTGGTGGTATACTGACTGTCATTATTCAAACCTGAATGGGCTGTATCTGCGGGGAACTCACAAAAGTGCGGCCAACGGGGTAAACTGGAAGACCGGCCGTGGTTACTATTATTCATATAAGATATCAGAGATGAAGATCCGACCTCAGTCTAACTAA